A section of the Paramisgurnus dabryanus chromosome 4, PD_genome_1.1, whole genome shotgun sequence genome encodes:
- the LOC135750670 gene encoding uncharacterized protein, with protein sequence MMDVMCCKSVGTDLSMLDIDDFITEISQLKKEVALLETKLRLRGDEGLKREDSELSLTLLCYTESKPTDAQDTTVCDSNQGLQDEESTDQISTESLDSVWNAGEQQQILQTKLNMCSVKLIDCRNVMMKIKTEPTDSKTEPTEDEDNTDGVDDGNNFFPSDVKSELCCDVEITSSTSKERLTAQTQEKKLNSQEHREENLLFDCQQCGKNFDFLSQLKLHMRTHSDEKPFHCTECDKYFRTKQNLKVHKRIHREEKPYECPHCKKRFNHKPYLKKHVFLHTNERPYQCSECDKAFRDSSSLKFHKKIHSEEKLFQCSHCGKRFQQKSHLIVHERLHTGEKPYVCSLCGKSFSDPSHFSIHKKVHTGEKPHHCSICGMSFHQHHILVRHQIIHTGEKPYKCSQCEKTFARSGSLKIHQRVHTGEKPYHCSICEKRFAYSKSLHNHQKKHRRTK encoded by the exons atgatggatgtgatgtgctgtaaatcagtaggaactgatctgtccatgctggatattgatgatttcatcacagaaatctctcagctgaagaaagaggtggcgttactggagacaaagctgaggttaagaggagatgaaggactgaagagagag GACTCCGAGCTCAGTCTGACTTTACTCTGTTATACTGAGTCAAAGCCCACAGACGCTcaggacactacagtgtgtgacagtaatcagggcttacaggatgaggaatctactgatcaaatctccacagagtctctggattctgtctggaacgctggagaacagcagcagatcctgcagaccaaactcaACATGTGTTCAGTCAAACTCATCGACTGCAGGAACGTCATGATGAagatcaaaactgaacccacagactcaaaaactgaacccacagaagatGAAGATAATACTGATGGAGTTGATGACGGCAATAACTTTTTTCCTTCAG atgtaAAGAGTGAATTATGTTGTGATGTAGAAATAACATCATCAACATCCAAAGAGCGtctgacagcacaaactcaaGAGAAGAAACTTAATTCACAAGAGCACAGAGAGGAGAATTTGTTGTTTGACTGTCAGCAGTGTGGGAagaattttgactttttatctcAATTGAAACTtcacatgaggacacacagtgATGAAAAgcctttccactgcactgaATGTGACAAATATTTCAGAACCAAACAAAATCTTAAAGTTCATAAGAGAATTCACAGAGAAGAAAAACCATATGAGTGTCCTCACTGTAAGAAGAGATTCAACCACAAACCTTATCTGAAGAAACATGTGTTTTTACACACCAATGAGAGACCGTATCAGTGCAGTGAATGTGACAAAGCCTTTAGGGATTCAAGTTCTTTGAAATtccataaaaaaatacacagtgAGGAGAAACTCTTCCAATGTTCACACTGTGGTAAACGTTTTCAACAGAAATCTCATCTGATAGTCCATGAGagacttcacactggagagaaaccttacgtctgctctcTGTGTGGTAAGAGTTTCTCCGATCCATCTCATTTTAGTATTCATAAgaaagttcacactggagagaaacctcatcactgtagcATTTGTGGGATGAGTTTTCATCAACATCACATTTTAGTGAGACACCAgataattcatacaggtgagaaaccttacaaatgctctcagtgtgagaagacATTTGCTCGGTCAGGTTCCTTAAAaatccatcagagagttcatacaggTGAGAAACCTTACCACTGCTCCATCTGTGAAAAGAGATTTGCTTATTCGAAAAGTCTTCATAATCACCAGAAGAAACACAGAAGAACAAAGTAG
- the LOC135752345 gene encoding uncharacterized protein, whose amino-acid sequence MMDVMCCKSVGTDLSMLDIDDFITEISQLKKEVALLETKLRLRGDEGLKREDSELSLTLLCYTESKPTDAQDTTVCDSNQGLQDEESTDQTSTESLDSVCNAGEQQQILQTKLKMCSVKLIDCRDLMMKMRRETTEEDHTDEDCFISSDEKSDSCCDEEITSSTSKERLTAQTQEKKLNSEENREKKMMMTKKKPFHCQQCGKNYFATTSNINAHMRTHSEKSFPCTECDKYFKTKGNLVLHQRIHTGEKPYECPHCEKRFNHKPHLKNHLRSHTNERPHQCSECGKTFRDSGSLKSHQKTHSGEKSYQCSHCDKRFIHKSHLLCHEMIHTGEKPYVCPHCGKSFSDPSHFRVHKKIHTGEKPHHCNVCGKNFKRREHLVAHQITHTGEKLYKCSQCEKTFVRPDVLRIHQRVHTGEKPYNCLISGERFAYLGGFYTHKKKHTEEQMRTLVCFFSCVNSCMNIKSSFGAKGFATFSAVEKPFMTVFSRKELACDVFVCPQCFSLLSVLLSVNRVLSLCILVLMMDVMCCKSGTDQGLQDEESTDQTSTESLDSVCNAGEQQQILQTKLKMCSVKLIDCTNLMMKMRRETTAEDDHTEEEDSHDDDDDDFIPSDVKGEELKKKLFHCQQCGRDFVFLSHLKVHMRTHSGEKPFYCTECGHYFSTKHSLDSHKRIHTGEKPYECPHCEMRFNRKHHLTKHVRSHTKEKPYQCRECGKTFRDSSSLKSHEKTHSGEKSYQCSHCDKRFCHKYQLVYHKRIHTGERPYFCFYCGESFSDPSTFSFHKRIHTGQKPHHCNVCGKSFSRHGTLVRHLRTHTRERLYKCSQCEKTFARPDVLRKHQRVHTGEKPYVCSHCGKRFSDSGNLQKHQKKHTEEQTTLK is encoded by the exons ATGATGGATGTGATGTGTTGTAaatcagtaggaactgatctgtccatgctggatattgatgatttcatcacagaaatctctcagctgaagaaagaggtggcgttactggagacaaagctgaggttaagaggagatgaaggactgaagagagag GACTCCGAGCTCAGTCTGACTTTACTCTGTTATACTGAGTCAAAGCCCACAGACGCTcaggacactacagtgtgtgacagtaatcagggcttacaggatgaggaatctactgatcaaacctccacagagtctctggattctgtctgtaacgctggagaacagcagcagatcctgcagaccaaactcaagatgtgttcagtcaaacTCATCGACTGCAGGGACCTAATGATGAAGATGCGAAGAGAAACCACAGAGGAAGATCACACTGATGAAGATTGTTTTATTTCTTCAG ATGAGAAGAGTGATTCATGTTGTGATGAAGAAATAACATCGTCAACATCCAAGGAGcgactgacagcacaaactcagGAGAAAAAACTTAATTCAGAAGAGAACAGAGAGAAGAAGATGATGATGACAAAGAAGAAGCCGTTTCACTGTCAGCAGTGTGGGAAGAATTATTTTGCAACAACATCTAATATAAATGCtcacatgaggacacacagtgAAAAGTCTTTCCCCTGCACTGAATGTGACAAATATTTCAAAACCAAAGGAAATCTTGTACTTCATCAAAGaattcacacaggagaaaaaccATACGAGTGTCCTCACTGTGAGAAGAGATTCAACCACAAACCTCATCTGAAGAATCACTTGCGTTCACACACCAATGAGAGACCGCATCAGTGCAGTGAATGTGGAAAAACATTTAGGGATTCAGGCTCTTTAAAATCACATCAAAAAACACACTCTGGGGAGAAATCCTACCAAtgttcacactgtgataaaCGTTTCATTCATAAATCTCATCTGCTATGTCATGAGatgattcacactggagagaaaccttacgtctgccctcactgtggaaagagcttTTCTGATCCTTCTCATTTCAGAGTTCATAAgaaaattcacactggagagaaacctcatcactgtaatGTCTGTGGGAAGAATTTTAAGCGACGTGAACATTTAGTGGCACACCAGataactcatacaggtgaaaaactttacaaatgctctcagtgtgagaagacGTTTGTTCGACCAGATGTCCTGAGaatccatcagagagttcacactggagagaaaccttacaacTGCTTGATCAGTGGAGAGAGATTTGCTTATTTAGGAGGTTTTTACACTCACAAGAAGAAACATACTGAAGAACAAA TGAGGACACTCGTATGTTTTTTCTCCTGTGTAAATTCTTGTATGAACATCAAGAGTTCTTTTGGTGCTAAAGGATTTGCCACATTCAGTGCAGTAGAAAAACCTTTCATGACTGTGTTTTCTCGT aaagagctcgcgtgtgatgtgtttgtgtgtcctcagtgtttttctctcttgagtgttttattgagtgtaaacagagtcttgtctctgtgtattttagtgttgatgatggatgtgatgtgctgtaaatcaggAACTGATCAGGGCTTACAGGATGAGGAATCTactgatcaaacctccacagagtctctggattctgtctgtaacgctggagaacagcagcagatcctgcagaccaaactcaagatgtgttcagtcaaacTCATCGACTGCACGAACCTCATGATGAAGATGAGAAGAGAAACCACAGCAGAAGATGATCACACTGAGGAAGAGGACAGTCATGATGATGACGATGATGATTTTATTCCTTCAG atgtgaagggAGAAGAACTGAAGAAGAAGTTGTTTCACTGTCAGCAGTGTGGCAGGGATTTTGTCTTCTTATCTCATCTGAAAGTtcacatgaggacacacagtgGTGAAAAACCTTTCTACTGCACTGAATGTGGCCATTACTTCAGCACAAAACACAGTCTTGATTCTCATAAGAGAATTCACACAGGAGAGAAACCATACGAGTGTCCTCACTGTGAGATGAGATTCAACCGGAAACATCATCTAACGAAACATGTGCGTTCACATACCAAAGAGAAACCCTATCAGTGCCGTGAATGTGGAAAAACATTTAGGGATTCAAGCtctttaaaatcacatgaaaaaacACACTCTGGGGAGAAATCCTACCAAtgttcacactgtgataaaCGTTTTTGTCATAAATATCAGCTGGTATACCAcaagagaattcacactggagagagacCTTACTTCTGTTTTTACTGTGGTGAGAGCTTCTCTGATCCAAGTACTTTTTCATTTCAcaagagaattcacactggacagaaacctcatcactgtaatgtctgtgggaagagtttcagTCGCCATGGCACGTTAGTGAGACACTTGAGAACTCATACAAGAGAAAGACTTTACAAATGTTCTCAGTGTGAGAAGACGTTTGCTCGACCAGATGTCCTGAGAAAACATCAgcgagttcacactggagagaaaccttatgtCTGCTCTCACTGTGGAAAGAGATTCAGTGATTCTGGAAATCTTCAGAAACATCAGAAGAAACATACTGAAGAACAAACTACACTGAAATAA
- the LOC135752303 gene encoding uncharacterized protein → MMIDEMCCKSVGTDLSMLDIDDFITEISQLKKEMALLETKLRLRGDEGLKREDSELSLTLLCYTESKPTDAQDTTVCDSNQGLQDEESTDQTSTESLDSVWNAGEQQQILQTKLNMCSVKQMDSGSQMGIKTESTEEKNYIHDDCILSDEKGYPCCDGETSSTSKERLTAQTEQKLLTCWRSKISFTTLQEKKLHSKEHREKKKFHCQQCGIVCVSLSSLNIHMRTHTGEKPFHCGECDKYFRRKQTLDAHKRIHTEEKPYECPYCEKRFEESSSRKMHMLVHSNEKQFQGSEYGKTFKDLDCQMSHQTTNFGDRPYQCSHCDKRFRQKSNLTVHERLHTGDKPYLCSHCGKSFSDPSHFSIHQRVHTGEKPHHCNVCGKSFSQQGTLLNHQRTHTGERPYKCSHCEKTFTESGNLKIHERIHTGDKPYVCSICGRSFTGLSTFKAHQRVHTGEKPYVCSQCGKSFTNQSTLKTHERVHTGEKPYICSHCDKTFSNRSLLRVHQRIHTGDKPYDCSVCGRGFRQRATLLKHQRTHVKDLTNSLSV, encoded by the exons atgATGATAGATGAGATGTGTTGTAaatcagtaggaactgatctgtccatgctggatattgatgatttcatcacagaaatctctcagctgaagaaagagatggcgttactggagacaaagctgaggttaagaggagatgaaggactgaagagagag GACTCCGAGCTCAGTCTGACTTTACTCTGTTATACTGAGTCAAAGCCCACAGACGCTcaggacactacagtgtgtgacagtaatcagggcttacaggatgaggaatctactgatcaaacctccacagagtctctggattctgtctggaacgctggagaacagcagcagatcctgcagaccaaactcaACATGTGTTCAGTCAAACAGATGGACAGTGGGAGCCAAATGGGGATAAAAACTGAATCTACAGAGGAGAAAAATTACATTCATGATGATTGTATTCTTTCAG ATGAGAAGGGTTATCCATGTTGTGATGGAGAAACATCTTCAACATCAAAAGAGCGACTGACAGCACaaacagaacagaaactcttaACCTGCTGGAGATCTAAGATCAGCTTTACAAccttacaagagaagaaacttcattcaaaagaacacagagagaagaagaagTTTCACTGTCAGCAGTGTGGGATTGTTTGTGTCTCTTTATCTAGTCTGAACATTCACATGAGGACACACACTGGTGAAAAGCCTTTCCACTGCGGTGAATGTGACAAATATTTCCGCAGAAAACAAACTCTTGATGCTCATAAGAGAATTCACACAGAAGAAAAACCATACGAGTGTCCTTACTGTGAGAAGAGATTTGAAGAATCATCAAGTCGTAAGATGCACATGCTTGTGCACAGTAACGAGAAACAGTTTCAGGGCAGTGAATATGGAAAAACATTTAAGGATTTAGATTGTCAAATGTCACACCAAACAACAAACTTTGGGGACAGACCCTATCAAtgttcacactgtgataaaCGTTTTCGGCAGAAATCTAATCTTACAGTCCATGAGAGACTTCACACAGGAGACAAACCTTACCTGTGCTCTCATTGTGGTAAGAGCTTCTCAGATCCATCTCATTTTAGTattcatcagagagttcacactggagagaaacctcatcactgtaatgtttgtgggaagagtttcagTCAACAGGGTACCTTACTAAAtcaccagagaactcatacaggtgaaagaccttacaaatgctctcattgTGAGAAGACATTTACTGAGTCGGGTAACTTAAAAATCCATGAGAGAATTCATACTGGTGATAAGCCTTACGTCTGCTCGATCTGTGGTAGGAGCTTCACTGGTCTAAGTACATTTAAAgctcatcagagagttcacactggagaaaaaccttacgtctgctctcaatgtggaaagagcttcactaatcaaagtactttaaaaactcatgagagagttcacactggagagaaaccttacatctGCTCCCATTGtgataaaacattttctaatcGATCTCTTTTAAGAGTTCatcagagaattcacactggagataAACCTTATGACTGTAGTGTTTGTGGGAGGGGTTTTAGGCAACGGGCTACCTTACTAAAGCACCAGAGAACTCATGTGAAAGACCTTACAAATTCTCTCAGTGTGTGA